CCCCCTATTATTTTTATTTTTAACCACTCAGGTTTTCTCTTATACATAAAATATAATCCCTCGTTTCTTCTTTAAAATATGCTAATTTTTTAACACATCTCCACAAAATTAGTATACTACTATTTAAACATAACCTCCATAATATCTTTTTTGCTTATATTATGCATATATTTTTCAATATCTACGTTTTCAAATGCTTTCAGAATCTCTTCTTTTTCATACTTAATTCCTAGAAACTTATTTTCCAATTCACCAATCTCGCAGCTGCTGAAAAAATCTCCAAAAAATTTTATATTGTCTATAATACCTTTTTCTACATATATATTGACCTGTACAATTCCTCCTAAAGATTTTTTCTCGTTGGAATAATTAAACTTTTTAAGATGTCCATAATTCCATTCCCAAGTCTTATATTTAAGATAACATATTTCTTTTATTTTTTTCCATTCCTCTTTTGAAAATGTATATATTTTAGGATTTTCATCTTCACTTATAACTGATTTCATTAAAAATTCTTTGAATTCAATTATAGTCATATCACCTTTAATATAATCATATATATTCGTAACTCTGCTTTTTACCGATTTAACAGCTTTATCAGAAAATTTTATAGGATTTACATAAAGAGCTTCATTCAAATTTTTCATATTAACAGAAAATAGAATACTTCCATGATGTAAAATCTTATTTCCATGTTTATACTGAGCGTTTCCTGAAACTTTTTTACCTTCTATAACTAGATCATTTCTACCAGAAAGCTCTGCGTTTACAGATAACTTTTTCAATGCTCTTATTATGGGATACGTAAACTTACCAAAATCCGCAAAGGCATTGTTTTCGCCTACAGATATAAAAGTAAAATTTAAAGTTCCAAGGTCATTGAATATAGTTCCTCCCCCTGACATCCTCCTTACCACTGATAAATTATGTTCTTTTACATAGTCTATGTTTATCTCTGAAAGGGTATTTTGATTTTTGCCTATTAAAACACAAGGTCTGTTTCTCCAAAGGATAAAACAATCCTTATTGAATGTTTGCATTACATATTCTTCAATTGCATGGTTCATATATGGGTTAGTATTTTGGTGCTCAATAAATAACATTTTCATTACTCCTTTTTTAGAATAGAC
The genomic region above belongs to Clostridium sp. AWRP and contains:
- a CDS encoding lipoate--protein ligase, which encodes MLFIEHQNTNPYMNHAIEEYVMQTFNKDCFILWRNRPCVLIGKNQNTLSEINIDYVKEHNLSVVRRMSGGGTIFNDLGTLNFTFISVGENNAFADFGKFTYPIIRALKKLSVNAELSGRNDLVIEGKKVSGNAQYKHGNKILHHGSILFSVNMKNLNEALYVNPIKFSDKAVKSVKSRVTNIYDYIKGDMTIIEFKEFLMKSVISEDENPKIYTFSKEEWKKIKEICYLKYKTWEWNYGHLKKFNYSNEKKSLGGIVQVNIYVEKGIIDNIKFFGDFFSSCEIGELENKFLGIKYEKEEILKAFENVDIEKYMHNISKKDIMEVMFK